In the Lentisphaera araneosa HTCC2155 genome, GCGAAGGCGCGTTTTTATGGCGCAGGGATTTCCGTAATCATATTTATCAATGAGTTCAGAGCTTGTTTTAAGGTGTTTTCTTAAATCAGCTAATTCTCTTTTGAGATGGCGTATTGTCGCTTGAGTTTCAGAGCTAGGCATAGGGTTTTTATTATTATTTTGCTTATGAATAGTTGAAGCTGCCATAGTGGAAATCGTTCTCAGGCTGGACTCCAGTTTTTTGGGTAAGCGATGTGAAGTGTATTGTTTGTCGACATAAAGAATGCCGATGGTTTCTTTCTGAGAATTTGAATAAGTGGTATTTAATGGGAGACAAATAATAGTTTTAATATCAAAATCGAACATGGATTGTGATTTTTCTTTAATGATGTCAGAATTACTTATATATATCGAATTATGTTTGTGGAGGCTGTTTTTAATAATTGATTGAGATATTTGTTGATCGCTTTCTACGATTGTCTTGAAATCACTATTCTTAGCTAATATTTCTTGGAGTTCGATTTCACCATTTTCATGGGTGGTAATCATGAAGCCATAGGCGCGCTCTAATCCAGTCATCAGTAAAAGTGTGTCCAAGCTTAGAGAAAACACATCTGAGACTGTATGGCATTCTAAAAGTGCATGTTTAAAGCTAATCGTTTGAAGTTGTCGACTGATGGAAGTGCTCACAGATTGATGTGCATATTCTGATAAAAATTCTTTTTCAAGTC is a window encoding:
- a CDS encoding FHA domain-containing protein → MSTRSYECHNCQRSNNYFQKYCASCELPAAVACLKSTGKGVLPSDLKIGLLPTSQSVGSDIHSDILLPTLSVKKQVCTLHFSGGLFHYISSHNENDIKFNNQDIIANQKYSLEHGCMIRFGEEEFELIYFNKHNRSPRLEKEFLSEYAHQSVSTSISRQLQTISFKHALLECHTVSDVFSLSLDTLLLMTGLERAYGFMITTHENGEIELQEILAKNSDFKTIVESDQQISQSIIKNSLHKHNSIYISNSDIIKEKSQSMFDFDIKTIICLPLNTTYSNSQKETIGILYVDKQYTSHRLPKKLESSLRTISTMAASTIHKQNNNKNPMPSSETQATIRHLKRELADLRKHLKTSSELIDKYDYGNPCAIKTRLRECRKDLLSLSKIISGSAHIPKVHKLEK